Genomic DNA from Perca flavescens isolate YP-PL-M2 chromosome 14, PFLA_1.0, whole genome shotgun sequence:
ATCGACCATCGAAATAATCGACCATCGAAATAATCGACCATCGAAATAACTGACCATCATCGACATAACCGACCATCAAAATAATCGACCATCGACGTCGACCATGGAAGCTCACAATAATTATAGAGTAATATATCAAGCCTAGAGCAGTAACCCCTGAGTATGAAGACATTCCAGAGATGGAAAATATGACCAGTACAATGTCTGGTCAAGCCTAGACCAGTAACCCTTGGATGAAGACATTCCAGAGATGGAAAATATGAGTAGTACAGTAATACGGGTCAAGCCTAGACCAGTAACCCTTGAGAGAAGACATCCCGGGGATTGAAAATAATTATTCAGTACTAGTCGGTCTAACCCCCCTGAGACTGAAGACATGCCAGAGattgacaataataatacagtACTAGTTGTCAAGTCTAGATCAGGAACCCCTGAGACTGAAGACATGCCGGAGattgacaataataatacagtACTAGTTGTCAAGTCTAGATCAGGAACCCCTGAGACTGAAGACATGCCGGAGattgacaataataatacagtACTAGTCATCAAGTCTAGATCAGGAACCCCTGAGACTGAAGAAATCAATGTCATTCTCCCAGCGATCGAATCCTTTTCTAAAAGGATGACAAAGGAACAGTGGGGGCTGATGAATTTAGGCACCCCTGATCAAGCCACTAACGTTTTGTTGGCAGAACTACTTTTGGACATAATAAGATCACTGTCACAAGCCTTGTTAAAGGCTAGGAGCCAAAATGTCATCTTTTCTGAGGAGAATGTTCTGTCCAGTATCGGCAACAAACTCTCTGAGAGTTTTGGTAAGGTTTTGAACGTTGACGGCCAAGTCCCCTGTGTCAACTCTATATCATTGACCAACTTGCTTGCTAAAGAGGTTGCAGATATTTGCAACTCTTCCACTACCGAGCACACTGCAGAGTCGCACACATTGCGTGTCACTCCTCCAAAAGACTAAATGCAATGGTTTGTCATGCCTGCGAAATGTTGAAGTCGTTCACAGCCAGGATGAAAATCATCTGCTCATCTCGACCACGTAGTCAGAGACAAAGTCCGACCGCCGAGGAAGAACTAATTGTGGAAGATGAAGAGAAGGCAGCCCCTGATGTCCGCTCTCTGTCACCGTTTTCAACCACAGCTATGGAACCAGGAACCCCGGAGGTCTCACCAAAGGACAGCTCTGAGATGACAACAGCTCAAGCGGTCGAATATATAATCAGGGAGGAGATGAGTAAGATCACTGAACCTCTTCTGGACGAAGTGCCAGCCGCAGAGTATGAGCAACTAAAATCTGAAAGCTCTCAGGAGATTTCAACTTTTGCAAAAGACATTGCTCAGTCAATTGCCAAGAGTTTGGACGAGACAGATGCCGCAGAACAAAAGCCGAAGCGTAAACTGTGCATGGAAAAAATTGGAAACATGATCAAAACCTTTTTTGCAAAGTGCTTTGTCAAAACTTGATTAAATAGTATGCTGGTGCAACTGAAGGCCAAATTCCACCAGGGCTCCACAGTTGAAAGCGGGCAGTCAGTGTCGTCACTCCAAGATGATATTGACTCTCTGCTTCAGCCACAGCATGGTGGAAAAGCACGCTGTGGAAACGAAGTCACTGTATTCCGGGACCTCAAGAAGATTTCCACTGGTAAAGATTTGGTATTCACAAAGGCGCTATGTGATCTCCTCTCCAGACACATCTCACCTGGGATGGCGCCCAATATTATCCCAGATGCAATTAGAGAGAAGGCCTCTCACAGGACACATCCTGACATGTATGCtgacatacagaacaaaatgtGGAGTTTCCTGGGAATGCTGAGGTGGTGGCTGAACACTAAGGTCGGCGGCCACAGTCGAGAAGCTCTAGGCCGATTGGAAAATCAATCAATGGCACCAACACACATCACACCAACACAGTCAGCAGGGGCGTGTGAGGACGCAACAATAAAGACATCAAGAAACAAAATGTCCATCAAGGTGGTCATGCAGAAGCTGCTTACACGCCTATTCAAGAAAGCAAAAGTGGACTTCAACCTTAAAAACCCTGAGGACTTCATAGACCGCCTGCTGGAAAAAACATGGGCCCA
This window encodes:
- the LOC114568602 gene encoding uncharacterized protein LOC114568602, with the protein product MLVQLKAKFHQGSTVESGQSVSSLQDDIDSLLQPQHGGKARCGNEVTVFRDLKKISTGKDLVFTKALCDLLSRHISPGMAPNIIPDAIREKASHRTHPDMYADIQNKMWSFLGMLRWWLNTKVGGHSREALGRLENQSMAPTHITPTQSAGACEDATIKTSRNKMSIKVVMQKLLTRLFKKAKVDFNLKNPEDFIDRLLEKTWAQVEGVDFHTTTKTFKNLDKDIFKDVRKKWGSAEDMLVSVNLGDPALEDSIACCFKAHLMKSQKTGFFSSVCKAISNICRCRIRVVT